A single region of the Anopheles funestus chromosome X, idAnoFuneDA-416_04, whole genome shotgun sequence genome encodes:
- the LOC125763279 gene encoding cadherin-86C isoform X3, whose amino-acid sequence MCRLSGRTANMTRLLSHRFDRYKHCRSIKPSSINQSHIKMSCDGVTYEDAYSSTSGRRKRSCTNRFPLTLALLALVSCWPEAAGLDPKFDPSTRMRLVLVPADATVGSVIYRLRASDEEFEYPLQFELVGDASSSTVQIETLPCTKFNSICQANVILTRRLEPGRYYDFQVSVKDTKGGMSVQSCSITATNFTTPHDIIFPHKAGIIMVPEDAKKGTELDYVLSNKNPLFQKPVYLELWGSPLFGIRQKFISPETAEGTIFLLGQLDFEKQAMYHLTVLANDAYAEPGQDTRNIAGLEVVVIVEDVQDVPPVFTVAPPVTRLPAGLIPGDKVLQVHAEDGDKGVPREIRYGLVSEGNPFTSFFDINETSGEISLLRPLDDILALTHAGDPVLLTVIAEEVKVSRDEPPAMATTVQLAFFLPERSNSPPYFENDHYVARLEENAAPGTVLAFTDPYTPRVMDDDAGKNGVFSLTLLGNNGTFEISPNVAEGHANFVVRVRDNTRLDYETATYVHFQILAQELGPATNLSTLVNVTVYLADVNDNAPVFEQNDYIVDLPENMTAGTRVVQVHATDVDTAGLGGRVRYTQILGPHNTSLNLDPASGVVTVAINNHGFDREAMPEYHLYVEARDDDGIGNRAQVPLVIRLIDVNDETPTFEKSLYEFILAADLRNFTVPAFIHATDGDAEAPNNEVRYELIYGNYENKFFLHPITGELKLNAPLVPRSGAQSTVGGLRRRRRQAVGGVPPNLASTAITSQQQQQQQKESDVFVLTARAFDLGVPVRYSTATIRVYPPESRTRTVTFIVPGSDPDRKKVQDTLADITGGRVIIQEVRPYRTGDGGIPTDLIGGGGGGSGAGTERSVVIATILYDADSVVDIAKIQQRLSINGTVTNIISQEERSAILYKAENRVLFWLLIFLAILLALGILTLLLCCICPRCPLNATNRSPNGWDGEKPGQQRIDRPIPVPSRRIGSTEDGATLAKAH is encoded by the exons CCATATAAAGATGTCGTGTGACGGAGTAACGTACGAGGATGCGTACAGCAGTACCAGCGGGAGAAGAAAACGATCATGCACGAATAGGTTCCCGCTTACCCTAGCCCTGCTGGCACTCGTGTCGTGTTGGCCCGAGGCAGCTGGGCTAGATCCCAAGTTCGATCCATCCACCCGAATGCGGCTGGTGCTGGTACCAGCCGATGCAACCGTCGGTTCCGTCATCTATCGGTTGCGTGCTTCCGACGAGGAGTTTGAATATCCGCTACAGTTTGAGCTAGTCG GTGATGCGTCATCATCGACGGTACAGATTGAAACGCTACCGTGCACCAAGTTCAACTCCATCTGCCAGGCGAATGTGATACTGACGCGTCGGCTCGAACCGGGCCGGTACTATGACTTCCAGGTGTCGGTAAAGGACACCAAGGGCGGTATGTCCGTCCAGAGCTGTTCAATTACTGCCACCAACTTTACCACACCGcatgatattatttttccgCACAAAGCGGGTATCATCATGGTTCCAGAG GATGCTAAAAAAGGAACAGAGTTAGATTACGTCCTGTCGAACAAAAACCCCTTATTTCAGAAACCTGTCTATCTGGAACTCtgg GGATCACCGCTGTTCGGCATTCGGCAAAAGTTTATATCACCCGAAACAGCCGAAGGTACCATCTTTCTGCTCGGTCAGCTAGACTTTGAAAAGCAAGCGATGTACCATCTGACGGTGCTGGCAAAC GATGCGTACGCAGAACCTGGTCAGGATACGCGGAACATTGCCGGGCTGGAGGTGGTAGTGATCGTAGAGGACGTGCAGGATGTACCACCCGTGTTCACGGTAGCACCACCGGTTACTCGTCTTCCGGCCGGACTTATACCCGGCGACAAG GTTCTACAGGTACACGCCGAAGATGGCGATAAGGGCGTACCGCGTGAGATACGATATGGATTAGTATCCGAAGGTAACCCGTTTACGTCGTTCTTTGACATCAACGAAACGAGCG GTGAAATATCGCTGCTCCGACCACTGGACGATATACTCGCACTGACGCACGCCGGTGATCCAGTACTGCTGACTGTGATTGCGGAAGAGGTTAAGGTGAGCCGAGATGAACCACCTGCGATGGCAACTACAGTGCAGCTTGCATTCTTCCTACCCGAACGCAGTAACTCACCGCCATATTTCGAGAATGATCA CTATGTCGCACGGTTGGAAGAGAATGCCGCACCGGGTACGGTGCTAGCATTTACTGACCCGTACACACCGCGCGTCATGGATGACGATGCCGGTAAAAATGGCGTTTTCTCGTTGACGCTGCTCGGCAACAATGGTACGTTCGAGATTTCGCCGAACGTTGCCGAAGGGCATGCAAACTTTGTCGTGCGCGTCCGGGATAATACACGGCTCGATTACGAGACCGCCACCTATGTGCACTTTCAAATACTTGCCCAGGAGCTCGGTCCCGCCACGAACCTGTCGACATTGGTGAACGTCACCGTGTACCTTGCGGATGTTAACGACAATGCACCGGTGTTTGAGCAGAACGACTACATTGTGGATTTGCCGGAGAACATGACGGCGGGCACACGGGTTGTGCAGGTACATGCGACGGACGTTGATACGGCCGGGCTCGGTGGTCGTGTGCGATATACGCAGATCCTTGGTCCACATAACACGTCGCTTAATCTAGATCCGGCATCCGGTGTGGTGACGGTCGCGATCAACAACCATGGGTTTGACCGTGAGGCAATGCCTGAGTATCATCTGTATGTGGAGGCacgggatgatgatggtatcGGTAACCGGGCACAGGTCCCGCTCGTTATACGACTGATCGACGTTAACGATGAAACGCCCACGTTCGAGAAGTCCCTGTACGAGTTCATTCTGGCGGCGGATTTGCGAAACTTTACCGTGCCTGCGTTTATCCATGCGACGGACGGCGATGCTGAAGCACCAAACAACGAGGTACGGTATGAGCTTATCTACGGGAACTACGAGAATAAGTTCTTCCTGCATCCGATTACCGGTGAGCTAAAGCTGAATGCACCGCTCGTACCACGCTCCGGTGCTCAGTCGACGGTCGGTGGTTTGCGTCGCCGTCGCCGTCAAGCGGTTGGTGGTGTACCACCGAATCTAGCTTCCACTGCCATCACTagtcaacagcagcagcagcagcagaaagaGTCGGACGTGTTCGTGCTGACAGCACGTGCGTTTGATCTGGGCGTACCGGTACGGTACTCTACCGCGACGATACGCGTCTATCCACCGGAAAGCCGAACCCGTACGGTCACATTCATCGTACCGGGTAGCGATCCGGATCGTAAGAAGGTACAGGACACGCTTGCCGATATTACCGGGGGACGTGTCATCATACAGGAGGTGCGTCCGTATCGTACCGGCGATGGAGGCATTCCAACAGATCTGAtcggtggaggtggtggtggcagtGGAGCAGGAACGGAACGTTCCGTTGTGATCGCAACGATTCTTTACGATGCTGACTCGGTTGTCGACATTGCGAAGATTCAGCAACGTCTATCCATTAACGGTACGGTGACAAACATCATCAGCCAGGAGGAACGTAGTGCT ATTCTCTACAAGGCCGAAAATCGTGTGCTGTTCTGGTTGCTCATCTTTCTCGCGATACTGCTAGCACTCGGCATCCTGACACTCTTACTCTGCTGCATCTGTCCAAGGTGTCCGCTCAACGCCACCAATCG GTCGCCGAATGGATGGGACGGCGAGAAGCCTGGTCAGCAGCGAATCGATCGACCGATTCCCGTACCAAGCCGACGCATTGGGAGTACCGAGGACGGCGCGACATTGGCAAAGGCACACTAG